A genomic window from Prunus persica cultivar Lovell chromosome G2, Prunus_persica_NCBIv2, whole genome shotgun sequence includes:
- the LOC18786153 gene encoding methyltransferase-like protein 13 isoform X1 has protein sequence MFKDVSSCNTYNYGDALYWDARYVEEGGSFDWYQRYSSLRPFVRNYIPTSSRVLMVGCGNAVMSEDMVADGYEDIMNVDISSVAIDMMKRKYEHIPQLKYMQMDVRDMSVFPDESFEGVIDKGTLDSLMCGNDAPISAAQMLGEVSRLLKPGGIYLLQITYGDPTVRMPHLIRPVYNWKVNLYIIPRPGFQRPEGCSSSIKSYLEPIPITEKGLLPAEFVLEDPDCHFIYVCKKDDMELSSATTYGLTVDLLQ, from the exons ATGTTCAAGGACGTGTCGAGCTGCAACACCTACAACTATGGCGACGCCCTCTATTGGGACGCCCGCTATGTCGAAGAAGGAGGCTCCTTCGACTGGTACCAGCGCTACTCTTCTCTCCGCCCTTTTGTCCGAAACTACATACCAACCTCCTCTCGGGTTCTCATGGTCGGCTGTGGCAATGCTG TTATGTCTGAGGACATGGTTGCGGATGGATATGAAGACATAATGAACGTTGACATTTCATCAGTGGCCATTGAcatgatgaaaagaaaatatgagcACATACCTCAGCTGAAAT ACATGCAAATGGATGTTAGGGATATGAGTGTCTTCCCAGATGAATCATTTGAAGGTGTCATTGATAAAG GAACTCTTGATTCACTGATG TGTGGCAATGATGCTCCAATTAGTGCTGCTCAAATGCTAGGGGAAGTGAGTAG GCTTCTTAAACCTGGAGGGATCTATTTGTTG CAGATAACCTATGGTGATCCTACAGTAAGGATGCCTCATTTGATCCGGCCAGTGTACAATTGGAAAGttaatttgtacattatac CCAGACCAGGATTCCAAAGGCCTGAAGGTTGTAGTTCATCAATAAAGTCGTATTTGGAACCTATTCCTATCACCGAGAAGGGCTTACTTCCAGCTGAGTTTGTTTTGGAAGATCCAGATTGTCActttatatatgtgtgtaaaAAGGATGATATGGAGCTAAGTAGTGCAACAACTTATGGATTGACAGTTGATCTCTTACAGTAG
- the LOC18786153 gene encoding methyltransferase-like protein 13 isoform X2: protein MFKDVSSCNTYNYGDALYWDARYVEEGGSFDWYQRYSSLRPFVRNYIPTSSRVLMVGCGNAVMSEDMVADGYEDIMNVDISSVAIDMMKRKYEHIPQLKYMQMDVRDMSVFPDESFEGVIDKGTLDSLMCGNDAPISAAQMLGEVSRLLKPGGIYLLITYGDPTVRMPHLIRPVYNWKVNLYIIPRPGFQRPEGCSSSIKSYLEPIPITEKGLLPAEFVLEDPDCHFIYVCKKDDMELSSATTYGLTVDLLQ from the exons ATGTTCAAGGACGTGTCGAGCTGCAACACCTACAACTATGGCGACGCCCTCTATTGGGACGCCCGCTATGTCGAAGAAGGAGGCTCCTTCGACTGGTACCAGCGCTACTCTTCTCTCCGCCCTTTTGTCCGAAACTACATACCAACCTCCTCTCGGGTTCTCATGGTCGGCTGTGGCAATGCTG TTATGTCTGAGGACATGGTTGCGGATGGATATGAAGACATAATGAACGTTGACATTTCATCAGTGGCCATTGAcatgatgaaaagaaaatatgagcACATACCTCAGCTGAAAT ACATGCAAATGGATGTTAGGGATATGAGTGTCTTCCCAGATGAATCATTTGAAGGTGTCATTGATAAAG GAACTCTTGATTCACTGATG TGTGGCAATGATGCTCCAATTAGTGCTGCTCAAATGCTAGGGGAAGTGAGTAG GCTTCTTAAACCTGGAGGGATCTATTTGTTG ATAACCTATGGTGATCCTACAGTAAGGATGCCTCATTTGATCCGGCCAGTGTACAATTGGAAAGttaatttgtacattatac CCAGACCAGGATTCCAAAGGCCTGAAGGTTGTAGTTCATCAATAAAGTCGTATTTGGAACCTATTCCTATCACCGAGAAGGGCTTACTTCCAGCTGAGTTTGTTTTGGAAGATCCAGATTGTCActttatatatgtgtgtaaaAAGGATGATATGGAGCTAAGTAGTGCAACAACTTATGGATTGACAGTTGATCTCTTACAGTAG
- the LOC18786153 gene encoding endothelin-converting enzyme 2 isoform X3, which produces MFKDVSSCNTYNYGDALYWDARYVEEGGSFDWYQRYSSLRPFVRNYIPTSSRVLMVGCGNAVMSEDMVADGYEDIMNVDISSVAIDMMKRKYEHIPQLKYMQMDVRDMSVFPDESFEGVIDKGTLDSLMCGNDAPISAAQMLGEQITYGDPTVRMPHLIRPVYNWKVNLYIIPRPGFQRPEGCSSSIKSYLEPIPITEKGLLPAEFVLEDPDCHFIYVCKKDDMELSSATTYGLTVDLLQ; this is translated from the exons ATGTTCAAGGACGTGTCGAGCTGCAACACCTACAACTATGGCGACGCCCTCTATTGGGACGCCCGCTATGTCGAAGAAGGAGGCTCCTTCGACTGGTACCAGCGCTACTCTTCTCTCCGCCCTTTTGTCCGAAACTACATACCAACCTCCTCTCGGGTTCTCATGGTCGGCTGTGGCAATGCTG TTATGTCTGAGGACATGGTTGCGGATGGATATGAAGACATAATGAACGTTGACATTTCATCAGTGGCCATTGAcatgatgaaaagaaaatatgagcACATACCTCAGCTGAAAT ACATGCAAATGGATGTTAGGGATATGAGTGTCTTCCCAGATGAATCATTTGAAGGTGTCATTGATAAAG GAACTCTTGATTCACTGATG TGTGGCAATGATGCTCCAATTAGTGCTGCTCAAATGCTAGGGGAA CAGATAACCTATGGTGATCCTACAGTAAGGATGCCTCATTTGATCCGGCCAGTGTACAATTGGAAAGttaatttgtacattatac CCAGACCAGGATTCCAAAGGCCTGAAGGTTGTAGTTCATCAATAAAGTCGTATTTGGAACCTATTCCTATCACCGAGAAGGGCTTACTTCCAGCTGAGTTTGTTTTGGAAGATCCAGATTGTCActttatatatgtgtgtaaaAAGGATGATATGGAGCTAAGTAGTGCAACAACTTATGGATTGACAGTTGATCTCTTACAGTAG
- the LOC18786153 gene encoding endothelin-converting enzyme 2 isoform X4: MFKDVSSCNTYNYGDALYWDARYVEEGGSFDWYQRYSSLRPFVRNYIPTSSRVLMVGCGNAVMSEDMVADGYEDIMNVDISSVAIDMMKRKYEHIPQLKYMQMDVRDMSVFPDESFEGVIDKGTLDSLMCGNDAPISAAQMLGEITYGDPTVRMPHLIRPVYNWKVNLYIIPRPGFQRPEGCSSSIKSYLEPIPITEKGLLPAEFVLEDPDCHFIYVCKKDDMELSSATTYGLTVDLLQ, from the exons ATGTTCAAGGACGTGTCGAGCTGCAACACCTACAACTATGGCGACGCCCTCTATTGGGACGCCCGCTATGTCGAAGAAGGAGGCTCCTTCGACTGGTACCAGCGCTACTCTTCTCTCCGCCCTTTTGTCCGAAACTACATACCAACCTCCTCTCGGGTTCTCATGGTCGGCTGTGGCAATGCTG TTATGTCTGAGGACATGGTTGCGGATGGATATGAAGACATAATGAACGTTGACATTTCATCAGTGGCCATTGAcatgatgaaaagaaaatatgagcACATACCTCAGCTGAAAT ACATGCAAATGGATGTTAGGGATATGAGTGTCTTCCCAGATGAATCATTTGAAGGTGTCATTGATAAAG GAACTCTTGATTCACTGATG TGTGGCAATGATGCTCCAATTAGTGCTGCTCAAATGCTAGGGGAA ATAACCTATGGTGATCCTACAGTAAGGATGCCTCATTTGATCCGGCCAGTGTACAATTGGAAAGttaatttgtacattatac CCAGACCAGGATTCCAAAGGCCTGAAGGTTGTAGTTCATCAATAAAGTCGTATTTGGAACCTATTCCTATCACCGAGAAGGGCTTACTTCCAGCTGAGTTTGTTTTGGAAGATCCAGATTGTCActttatatatgtgtgtaaaAAGGATGATATGGAGCTAAGTAGTGCAACAACTTATGGATTGACAGTTGATCTCTTACAGTAG
- the LOC18787465 gene encoding agamous-like MADS-box protein AGL15 produces the protein MGRGKIEIKRIENANSRQVTFSKRRAGLLKKAQELAILCDAEVAVIIFSNTGKLFEFSSAGMKRTLSRYNKCLDSSEDAAEECKAEKQDSKELDVLKDEFAKLQKKQVRLLGKDLTGLSLKELQQLEQQLNEGLLSVKERKEQLLVEQLEQSRVQEQRAILENETLRRQVEELRCLFPQTDRAVPSYLEYYPVEKEKSLVHHGVTSPDLVSNFAFENGDSDITLHLGLPSDVYGKRKAPEREAHSNDSGSQLAL, from the exons ATGGGTAGGGGGAAGATTGAGATCAAGAGGATTGAGAATGCTAATAGCAGACAAGTCACATTCTCAAAGAGACGTGCTGGGTTGCTCAAAAAGGCTCAAGAATTGGCTATTCTTTGTGATGCTGAGGTTGCTGTTATTATCTTCTCTAATACTGGAAAGCTTTTTGAGTTTTCCAGTGCTGG TATGAAGCGAACTCTTTCAAGGTATAACAAGTGCTTAGATTCTTCAGAGGATGCAGCAGAAGAATGCAAGGCAGAG AAGCAAGACTCCAAGGAGCTGGATGTTCTAAAGGATGAATTTGCAAAGCTACAAAAGAAACAAGT AAGGCTATTGGGTAAGGACTTGACTGGTTTGAGCTTGAAAGAATTGCAGCAACTAGAACAGCAATTAAATGAAGGATTATTGTCAGTGAAGGAGAGGAAG GAGCAATTACTAGTGGAGCAACTAGAGCAATCAAGAGTACAG GAACAGCGTGCTATACTTGAGAATGAAACGTTGCGCAGACAG GTTGAGGAGCTTCGGTGTTTATTTCCACAAACTGACCGTGCAGTCCCATCTTATCTGGAATATTATCCTgtggaaaaagagaaatcccTTGTACACCATGGTGTCACAAGCCCAGATTTGGTCAGCAATTTTGCATTTGAGAATGGAGATTCTGACATCACCTTGCATTTAGG GCTGCCAAGTGATGTTTATGGCAAGAGGAAGGCTCCAGAAAGAGAAGCTCACTCCAATGACTCAGGGAGCCAATTAGCCCTGTAA
- the LOC18786023 gene encoding protein BPS1, chloroplastic — MILLVQKFDKFYSKLENFHHQKHNHQSQALTASLEAFKSHVSNCLNKLSLSSKSGLEIPSFSWIQQCFELLPIINHAFAKLVVAIDYPVSKWEAASVDEYLKYSLNLLELCNSISSSLSHLGKARLSLAHALSLVENSSLSLALKHLKPIQPKGLNKELRFQGNEEIGKPRCPNISKQAVIDQALVVMQGMVFWVCGILMSGLVGEAKPYLEMRSSGGRFVDSWLPGLDLRASEVIVERNGVLKEVKQLDDAVAGLAAAIGTGKSSDEAAEELKRRLEVFEKLVEGFGKEVDCLFNKVLAGRNQLLNGLGQQKQ, encoded by the coding sequence ATGATTCTTTTGGTGCAAAAGTTTGATAAATTTTACTCTAAACTGGAGAATTTCCATCACCAAAAACACAACCACCAATCACAAGCCTTAACAGCATCTCTGGAGGCTTTCAAATCCCATGTTTCAAATTGCTTGAACAAATTGTCTTTAAGTTCAAAATCTGGCTTAGAAATCCCATCTTTTTCATGGATTCAACAGTGTTTTGAGCTCCTACCCATTATCAACCATGCTTTTGCCAAGCTAGTTGTGGCCATAGACTATCCTGTGAGCAAATGGGAAGCTGCTTCTGTGGATGAGTATCTCAAATACAGTTTGAATTTGTTGGAGCTTTGCAATTCCATTAGTTCCTCTTTGTCTCATCTTGGGAAGGCTAGGCTTTCACTAGCTCATGCTTTGAGCCTTGTGGAGAATTCATCACTTTCTTTGGCTTTAAAGCATCTGAAGCCAATCCAACCAAAGGGTTTGAACAAGGAACTCAGATTCCAAGGAAATGAAGAGATTGGGAAACCAAGGTGTCCCAATATTAGCAAGCAAGCTGTTATTGATCAAGCTTTGGTGGTTATGCAGGGTATGGTATTTTGGGTATGTGGGATTTTGATGTCTGGCTTAGTTGGGGAAGCCAAGCCATACTTGGAGATGAGAAGTTCAGGTGGAAGGTTTGTTGATTCATGGCTTCCTGGATTGGATTTGAGAGCAAGTGAAGTAATTGTGGAGAGAAATGGTGTTTTGAAAGAGGTGAAACAGCTTGATGATGCAGTGGCTGGCCTTGCTGCTGCTATTGGAACTGGAAAAAGCAGTGATGAAGCAGCTGAGGAATTAAAGAGAAGATTAGAGGTGTTTGAGAAGTTGGTGGAGGGTTTTGGGAAAGAGGTGGATTGTCTCTTCAACAAGGTTTTGGCTGGGAGAAATCAATTGCTCAATGGCCTTGGACAGCAAAAGCAGTAG
- the LOC18785271 gene encoding uncharacterized protein LOC18785271: MFNNNSISISVSDDEPDELGRMRVRVRRKRKKPGHRLKNEFLHRVVRKLVRYWALLIFLPALGLLLYEASRIGRKPRSVANTELGASEKSTLVDSELSNVTNPSLEKKSDGNLNRLDATTRVVGGVRQRCLKILSPEELEHLEIPVREEANSPVSKVLYISENDTPFLGGNSTLSQEHTDATRFNLFTGSQTLDQRSKTFKVNETVSMNCGFYSENGGFKISNEDKDYMQSCKVVVSTCAFGGGDDLYQPIGMSEESLRKVCYVAFWDEVTLSSQESAEHRIDGYGFIGKWRIVVVRDLPFADQRLNGKIPKMLAHRLFPHAKYSIWVDSKSQFRRDPLGVLEALLWRSNSVLAISEHGARSSVYDEAKAVVKKNKAKPEEVEVQLSQYRHDGLPEDKRFNGKKALAEASVIVREHTSLTNMFMCLWFNEVVRFTSRDQLSFPYVLWRLKVLKNINMFPVCTRKDLVNSMGHIRKAKPLRS; encoded by the exons ATgttcaacaacaacagcatATCAATCTCAGTCTCCGATGACGAACCGGACGAACTCGGCAGGATGCGAGTCCGAGTTAGAAGGAAGCGCAAGAAACCCGGCCACCGACTCAAGAACGAGTTCTTGCACCGAGTCGTTCGGAAGCTCGTCAGATACTGGGCTCTTCTAATCTTTCTCCCAGCCCTTGGGTTGCTCCTCTACGAGGCATCGAGGATCGGGAGGAAGCCGAGGTCGGTGGCCAACACAGAACTCGGTGCATCAGAAAAGTCGACCTTGGTGGACTCGGAACTCAGTAACGTCACGAACCCGAGTTTGGAGAAGAAATCGGACGGGAATTTGAATCGGCTTGATGCTACGACTCGCGTTGTAGGAGGCGTTAGGCAAC GTTGCTTGAAGATCCTATCTCCTGAAGAACTTGAGCATCTGGAAATTCCTGTGCGTGAAGAGGCCAATAGTCCTGTTAGTAAAGTGTTATACATATCAGAGAACGATACTCCATTCTTAGGAGGGAACAGCACTCTGTCTCAAGAGCACACAGATGCCACaagatttaatttatttactgGAAGTCAAACTCTAGATCAAAGATCGAAAACGTTTAAG GTAAATGAAACTGTTAGTATGAACTGTGGTTTCTACAGTGAAAATGGAGGGTTTAAGATCTCAAATGAAGATAAAGACTACATGCAAAGTTGCAAGGTTGTAGTGTCCACATGTGCATTTGGTGGTGGAGATGATCTTTATCAGCCTATTGGAATGTCAGAGGAATCACTTcgaaag GTTTGCTATGTCGCATTTTGGGATGAAGTTACTCTAAGTTCACAGGAATCAGCTGAACATAGAATTGATGGCTATGGATTTATTGGAAAATGGCGCATTGTGGTTGTTAGGGATCTTCCCTTCGCGGACCAAAGGTTAAATGGAAAAATCCCAAAG ATGTTGGCCCATCGTCTTTTTCCTCATGCAAAGTATTCCATTTGGGTAGATTCAAAATCCCAATTTAGGAGAGACCCCTTAGGGGTGCTTGAAGCCCTTCTTTGGCGTTCAAATTCTGTACTCGCAATCTCAGAACATGGAGCTCGCAGTAGCGTTTATGATGAGGCGAAGGCTGTTGTCAAGAAAAACAAGGCCAAACCAGAAGAAGTTGAGGTGCAGTTGAGTCAGTACCGCCATGATGGCTTACCAGAAGACAAGAGGTTCAACGGAAAGAAGG CTTTAGCCGAAGCATCTGTTATTGTGAGGGAGCATACATCATTGACTAATATGTTCATGTGCCTCTGGTTCAATGAGGTGGTTCGTTTCACTTCTCGTGATCAGCTGAGTTTCCCATATGTATTATGGCGGTTGAAAGTGCTCAAGAACATCAACATGTTCCCTGTATGCACCCGGAAAGATCTTGTTAATAGTATGGGCCACATACGAAAGGCTAAGCCACTAAGAAGTTGA